In the genome of Falsibacillus albus, one region contains:
- a CDS encoding type 2 periplasmic-binding domain-containing protein produces MMRIKSFLNAGFLLLLALSLVLTGCTSKSSSAVKGNTDYKLDKNTPAWKLDKTKKTTTLTWYVNADWWNTDYGHDFVTKQIKKDLNLDIKFITGDDTKLNALFSSGQIPDIISIFDANSQMAQKANTWALPLDDLAKKYDPYFNKVASKETMDWHKLSDGKTYGYSNYSNTKADYDSGIIPSTTAFVIRKDVYDAIGKPEMKTPEQFVSAMEKIKTQFPKLIPFGPGEAFGEILQDYIGVPLQTDSGEFYNRNLDEDYLTWIKTFNTVYRNGGISDDSFADDDTALSDKIKSGKYASMLISGIPQKGSDLQTFMTSNPGKEYIAVDGPQSTVGHEPTLSQSGITGWMMNYITKKCKNPAKAMQLFTYLLSEKGETLTTFGIEGQTYTVNADGKYSFTPELKEMRQKNPEQFKKEYRMGEFFFFGHDKYNALSDDTALEATKQLTAWGKGKLKPHFILEGIDPDQGTPEARAVSEIQTYWDSSLVKMVRAKNDQQFDKVLDSYKSFLKQNNWDKITKIRSEKMAENRKKLGQD; encoded by the coding sequence ATGATGAGAATAAAGTCTTTTCTTAATGCAGGTTTCCTATTATTGTTGGCGCTTTCACTTGTGTTGACCGGATGTACTTCCAAATCCAGCAGCGCAGTAAAAGGGAATACAGATTATAAACTTGATAAAAATACACCTGCTTGGAAATTGGATAAAACAAAGAAAACGACGACGTTAACCTGGTATGTTAATGCGGATTGGTGGAACACCGATTATGGCCATGACTTTGTAACGAAGCAGATCAAAAAGGATTTGAATCTCGATATCAAATTCATCACTGGTGATGATACAAAGTTAAACGCCCTTTTTTCCAGCGGGCAGATACCTGATATTATCTCCATTTTCGATGCGAATTCTCAAATGGCGCAAAAGGCAAATACGTGGGCGCTGCCACTTGACGATTTAGCCAAAAAATATGATCCATATTTTAATAAAGTCGCTTCCAAAGAGACAATGGATTGGCATAAGCTGAGCGACGGCAAAACATATGGCTACTCAAACTACTCAAATACGAAAGCCGATTATGATAGCGGCATTATTCCTTCAACTACTGCATTCGTTATTCGCAAGGATGTCTATGATGCAATTGGCAAGCCTGAAATGAAGACTCCAGAGCAATTTGTGAGTGCCATGGAGAAAATCAAAACTCAATTTCCAAAGTTAATTCCATTTGGTCCAGGAGAAGCCTTTGGGGAAATTTTGCAAGATTATATCGGTGTTCCACTGCAAACGGATAGCGGGGAATTCTATAATCGTAATTTAGATGAGGATTATCTGACTTGGATCAAAACATTTAATACTGTTTATCGAAACGGCGGTATTAGCGATGATAGTTTTGCAGATGACGACACTGCGTTATCCGATAAGATCAAGTCTGGTAAGTATGCCTCTATGTTAATCAGCGGCATCCCTCAAAAAGGCTCTGATTTACAAACCTTTATGACAAGCAACCCTGGCAAGGAATATATAGCGGTGGACGGACCACAGAGCACTGTTGGACATGAGCCTACATTAAGCCAATCCGGGATTACGGGCTGGATGATGAACTACATTACGAAAAAGTGCAAAAACCCTGCGAAAGCGATGCAGCTTTTCACGTATTTACTAAGTGAAAAGGGTGAAACCTTGACCACATTCGGAATTGAAGGACAAACCTATACCGTAAATGCGGACGGGAAGTATTCATTTACACCGGAATTAAAGGAAATGCGCCAAAAAAATCCTGAACAATTCAAAAAAGAATATAGGATGGGAGAGTTTTTCTTCTTTGGCCACGATAAATATAATGCGTTAAGTGATGATACGGCTCTAGAAGCTACGAAACAATTGACCGCTTGGGGCAAAGGCAAGCTCAAACCGCATTTCATCTTGGAAGGCATCGATCCGGATCAGGGAACACCTGAAGCCCGTGCAGTCAGTGAAATTCAAACATATTGGGATTCCTCATTGGTCAAAATGGTTCGAGCTAAGAACGACCAGCAATTTGATAAAGTTTTAGACAGTTACAAATCATTCCTAAAGCAAAACAACTGGGATAAGATCACAAAAATCAGAAGCGAAAAAATGGCGGAAAACCGAAAAAAATTAGGTCAGGACTAA
- a CDS encoding YesL family protein, giving the protein MQKVFNVDGRIFSTLSKVFDLLILNILFLISCVPIVTIGASLTALYSVTLKMVRNEELFVAREFRSSFISNLKQSSIIWVAALLFFAALISIGHFVVPVNSLILFPLLLLATIILLSFMYVFPMIAKFKNSSFHILKNALFICLHSTAYSILLFIMTLFFLVVIPIYIPKLLFIWLFLGFSVSAFLKSFLLEKVFNTYVKKQH; this is encoded by the coding sequence ATGCAGAAAGTCTTTAATGTAGATGGCAGGATCTTTTCGACTTTATCGAAGGTTTTCGACCTGCTGATTTTAAATATCCTTTTTTTAATCAGCTGTGTGCCCATTGTGACGATTGGCGCCTCATTGACTGCTCTTTATTCGGTTACATTGAAAATGGTGCGGAATGAAGAGCTTTTTGTTGCCAGGGAGTTTAGGAGCAGCTTCATATCGAATTTAAAACAAAGTTCCATCATTTGGGTGGCTGCCTTGCTGTTCTTCGCTGCTTTGATATCGATAGGACACTTTGTTGTTCCCGTCAATTCTCTGATTCTATTTCCACTTTTATTACTGGCAACAATAATCTTGTTATCGTTCATGTATGTATTTCCCATGATAGCCAAGTTCAAAAACTCCAGTTTTCATATTTTGAAGAATGCACTATTTATTTGCCTGCACTCAACGGCTTATTCGATTTTATTATTCATAATGACGCTTTTCTTTTTAGTTGTCATTCCTATTTATATCCCAAAATTATTGTTCATTTGGTTGTTTTTAGGTTTTTCCGTATCAGCTTTTTTAAAATCATTTTTATTAGAGAAGGTTTTCAATACCTATGTCAAAAAGCAGCATTAA
- a CDS encoding glycoside hydrolase family 30 protein, with amino-acid sequence MNIKLITTTYHENIKKTRESSNDFSADCGVEMNVVNIYPEMEYQTFEGFGGALTEAASYTYSLMGENNQKRILDAYFGSEGNRYNLVRTHIDSCDFSVNQYAAINDPSDAGLTSFSLERDEQYIIPFLEKAQQTANKELSVMLSPWSPPAFMKTNGQRAGGGSLKPEYRQFWADYICHYIKQYREKGFSIDMITIQNEPNATQTWDSCLYTSKQEKEFLRDYLYPSLEANRLGDIEVCIWDHNKERMFERACEIIDEDTNKMVKGVAFHWYTGEHFDAIKLVREKFPDKKLIFTEGCVEYSRFSEAGQLENAQMYAYDIIGNINAGMNAFIDWNIILNKEGGPNHVNNFCDAPIMCDTDNDIIQENLSYTYIGHFSRYIEPGAKRIASTKYTDKLDVVSMKNPNGSIVIVLLNRSQEAVPVALRIAGQVTEFSVPAASIVTGVI; translated from the coding sequence ATGAATATAAAACTCATCACTACGACCTATCATGAGAATATCAAAAAAACTCGCGAGAGCAGTAATGACTTTTCTGCTGATTGCGGAGTAGAAATGAATGTAGTCAATATTTATCCAGAAATGGAGTATCAAACATTTGAGGGGTTTGGCGGGGCTTTAACTGAGGCTGCATCCTATACCTATTCTTTGATGGGTGAAAACAATCAAAAAAGAATACTGGATGCTTATTTTGGAAGTGAAGGTAACCGTTATAATCTAGTCCGCACACACATAGATAGCTGTGATTTTTCGGTAAATCAATATGCTGCCATTAATGATCCGTCTGATGCTGGATTAACTTCATTTAGCCTAGAGAGAGATGAGCAATATATTATTCCTTTTTTAGAAAAAGCCCAGCAAACAGCAAATAAAGAACTAAGTGTGATGCTGTCTCCATGGTCCCCTCCGGCTTTTATGAAAACGAATGGACAAAGGGCTGGAGGAGGATCTTTAAAACCTGAATATAGACAATTCTGGGCAGACTACATCTGTCATTATATCAAACAATATCGAGAAAAAGGCTTCTCCATTGACATGATCACGATCCAAAACGAGCCTAATGCTACTCAAACATGGGATTCCTGCTTATATACTAGTAAACAGGAGAAGGAGTTTTTACGAGATTATTTATATCCCTCCCTCGAAGCTAATCGTTTAGGAGATATTGAGGTCTGCATTTGGGATCACAATAAAGAGAGAATGTTTGAACGGGCCTGTGAAATCATTGATGAGGACACAAACAAAATGGTAAAGGGAGTGGCTTTTCATTGGTATACCGGCGAGCATTTCGATGCGATTAAACTGGTCCGTGAAAAATTCCCCGATAAGAAGCTTATCTTCACCGAAGGCTGTGTGGAATACAGCCGATTTAGCGAAGCTGGGCAGTTGGAAAACGCTCAAATGTACGCTTATGACATTATCGGGAATATCAATGCCGGGATGAATGCTTTTATCGATTGGAACATCATTCTCAATAAAGAAGGCGGACCGAATCATGTAAACAATTTCTGTGATGCTCCCATCATGTGTGACACAGATAACGATATCATTCAAGAAAACCTGTCTTACACGTATATCGGACATTTCAGCCGTTACATTGAGCCAGGCGCTAAACGTATTGCTTCAACGAAATATACCGATAAGCTGGATGTTGTCAGTATGAAAAACCCTAATGGTTCCATTGTGATTGTATTGCTGAATCGTTCACAAGAAGCAGTCCCTGTTGCACTTCGAATAGCTGGTCAAGTGACAGAGTTTTCGGTACCAGCTGCCTCTATTGTTACAGGTGTTATTTAA
- a CDS encoding Gfo/Idh/MocA family protein: MKLIQVGLGAHGKWVGSQFVIPSTDFEYAGLVDADPKCLKEAAELLEVPKDLLYTEYHKGFKDLQADAVLIEAASHVHYEICKEALNNNLHVLIEKPFTLHINEALELVELAAQKNMKIMVNQNYRCNSNVLTLKKAIQDGNLGQPLFVNSQFYYHHVGKPYQREMKDYMLLEMAVHHIDMMRFLFECNVASVQGKTWNSPESGYQGDPNVHAVYEMETGIPIFYLGSLLSKGNETPWEGIWRIQCQEGSIHLDDLGKGYGVYLVDSSHTLSKVQNFVPDFADIHGILSEFADCIRKNRDPRTSGRDNLHTLAAIMATSASSAEGKAVHPSDFLKA, translated from the coding sequence ATGAAGCTGATTCAAGTGGGTCTTGGAGCTCATGGAAAATGGGTTGGCAGCCAGTTTGTCATCCCATCCACGGACTTCGAATATGCTGGATTGGTTGATGCCGATCCAAAATGTCTGAAAGAAGCAGCGGAGTTATTAGAAGTTCCGAAAGATCTATTGTATACCGAATATCACAAAGGGTTTAAGGATCTTCAAGCTGATGCAGTACTTATTGAAGCAGCGTCGCATGTCCACTATGAAATTTGTAAAGAAGCACTAAATAACAACCTACATGTCCTTATAGAAAAGCCATTTACATTACATATAAATGAGGCATTAGAGCTGGTAGAATTGGCCGCACAAAAAAACATGAAAATAATGGTCAACCAAAATTACCGCTGCAATTCCAATGTTCTTACCTTAAAGAAGGCAATCCAGGATGGAAATTTGGGGCAGCCGTTGTTTGTTAATTCTCAATTTTATTATCATCATGTGGGAAAACCATACCAGCGTGAAATGAAAGACTATATGCTGCTGGAAATGGCAGTACATCATATTGATATGATGCGATTTTTATTTGAATGTAATGTTGCAAGTGTTCAGGGAAAGACCTGGAATTCACCGGAAAGCGGTTATCAAGGAGACCCGAATGTTCATGCAGTCTATGAAATGGAAACAGGAATTCCAATTTTTTATCTGGGCAGTTTGCTTTCCAAGGGCAATGAAACCCCTTGGGAAGGAATATGGAGGATCCAATGTCAAGAAGGGTCCATTCATCTTGACGACCTGGGCAAAGGCTATGGGGTTTACTTGGTGGACTCAAGTCATACCCTTTCTAAAGTACAAAATTTTGTTCCAGACTTCGCCGATATTCATGGGATTCTTAGTGAATTTGCAGATTGTATTCGAAAGAACAGGGATCCAAGAACTTCCGGGAGAGACAATCTTCACACATTGGCAGCCATTATGGCAACAAGCGCTTCTTCAGCGGAAGGAAAGGCTGTTCATCCCTCGGATTTTCTCAAAGCATAG